The Candidatus Dependentiae bacterium DNA segment TGAAGGAGATGGAGAGGTCAGGGATTTTCCTGGAAATTATTCGCAATACAGGCAATGGCAAAAAGAAAAGGAAATCATTGCGGCAGAAGAAAAAAGTTCAGAAGCTTCAAGGCAGGCTCCTGCTCACAATCAGAAGCGGAAACTGGGTTACAAAGAACAAAGAGAATTTGAAATGCTTGAAAAAGAACTGGAAAGCCTCGAAAAAGAAAAAAAAGAAATATCAGAAAAGCTTTCCTCTGCCAACATGCCTTTTGAAGAATTACAAAAATTATCCGGCCGAATTGCAGAAATCACTATCCTCATTGATCAAAAAGAATTGCGCTGGCTGGAATTGAGTGAATAACTTCGTAATGGGTGCATTTCAAATTGTCGCTAACCCTAATGCCAAATTCTTATGCTTTCTACTGTGACTTATATGTTTGTTTTTTAAAAGTTCTTTGAAAGAGTGATGCTGTAAAAATAATCAACTTTGAAGGTAAGGAGGATAGCTGTTTATGGTACATAGATACCGTCACATAGTATCTTCTCCGTCAAGTTGAGTTCGGGGTATAACTTGGCACTTGATGCCGCATTAATGATAAGACTGAACGATGCTTGATTATTTACTAACTCATTAAAATTTCAGTTATGCAAGCAAATGGATTTTTAGGCATTGATGTCAGCAAAGGATATGCTGATTTTCTTTTGCTGGATCAGCACAAGCAAGTAATGGAAGAGAGCTTTCAGTTGCAGGATAACAAAGCTGGCAGGAGCCAATTGGGAGAGTTGATAGAAAAATGGTTTTCTATGGGATTGGAGATGTTGTATTGTGGAGTGGAGAGCACCGGAGGCTATGAGAACAATTGGTATCATTATTTAAAAACCTTGTCGCAGCATTTGAATTTAAAAGTAGCCAGGCTGAATGCAAAAGCAGTGAAAGCAGTAAGTGATGCATCC contains these protein-coding regions:
- a CDS encoding ABC transporter ATP-binding protein; translated protein: EGDGEVRDFPGNYSQYRQWQKEKEIIAAEEKSSEASRQAPAHNQKRKLGYKEQREFEMLEKELESLEKEKKEISEKLSSANMPFEELQKLSGRIAEITILIDQKELRWLELSE